AATATAGTACTAAAAAACCTTCAGAATGGATAAAATATCCAGTCATGAAGGTTCTTGATTTTCTGTCGATCAGCTTCTGTTACTCTTTTTGTTCCTTTTTACCCTAAAAAAGCCATATCTTCTTCTGTTAAAAGAATATCACATGCCGCAATGTTTTCTTCAAAATGTTTCAATTGTGAGGTACCTGGAATAGGCAAAATCAAATCGTTAAAATGCAACAACCAAGCAATATTTATTTGAGCAGTGCTTACCTTGTATTTTTTGGCAATTACAGCAATTTTATCATCATTCTTTGGTAACGAATTTTGCAAAGACCAAAACGGAACCATCATAATATTGTTAGCAATACACAAAGGCATTACTTCTTGCAATCCACGAGTTTGCTGGCCGTGCGACTCGAAACTTGTTCTTTGCCCATAACCGAAAGCATTTTCCACACTAACAATACTTCCCATAGTTAATCCTATTTTTAATTCTTCAGGGCTCACATTGCTTAAACCAATATGAAGAATTTTGCCTTCTTTCTGCATATCAAACATAGCTTGTAAAGATTCTTTAAATGGTGTTGCTGTATTTGGCATTACTCTAAAGTGAACCAATGGAAGCTGTTCTAACTTCAAGGTTTTCAAGTTTCTTTCAATGCTTGTTCTTAAATTTTCTGGAGTATTAAATACTACCCAAGCTTTATCTGGAGTCCTTGCAGCTCCTACTTTAGTACAAATTAATGTTTCATCGTTGTACGGATATAGTGCTTCTTTGATTAACCTGTTTGTAATATCATCACCGTAAAAATCGGCAGTATCTAAAAAGTTAATGCCTTTGTTAGCAGCAGTTCTTAATATTTCTAAAGCTTCTTCTCTGTTTTTTGGTTTTCCCCAAACAAAGTCTCCTGGTAACCGCATCGTACCATAACCAAATCTGTTAATAGTAATTGGATTGTTAGTTCCTGCCCCGATTGTTATTGTCTTTTTCATCTTTTATGTAA
The Flavobacterium sp. 5 DNA segment above includes these coding regions:
- a CDS encoding aldo/keto reductase, translating into MKKTITIGAGTNNPITINRFGYGTMRLPGDFVWGKPKNREEALEILRTAANKGINFLDTADFYGDDITNRLIKEALYPYNDETLICTKVGAARTPDKAWVVFNTPENLRTSIERNLKTLKLEQLPLVHFRVMPNTATPFKESLQAMFDMQKEGKILHIGLSNVSPEELKIGLTMGSIVSVENAFGYGQRTSFESHGQQTRGLQEVMPLCIANNIMMVPFWSLQNSLPKNDDKIAVIAKKYKVSTAQINIAWLLHFNDLILPIPGTSQLKHFEENIAACDILLTEEDMAFLG